The Cryomorphaceae bacterium 1068 genome window below encodes:
- the hutH gene encoding histidine ammonia-lyase gives MQHAISDEYLTLDKVDEIVRSGAKLELSEGAKKKIIKCREYLDQRMEKSDDPIYGINTGFGSLCNTTISNESLGQLQQNLVTSHAAGTGKTIRPELIRLMLLLKIQGLSYGHSGATLELVERLIWHYNNNVLPVIYDQGSLGASGDLAPLAHLALPLLGLGEVWEKGEKRPTAQILANYGLEPLALKSKEGLAMLNGTQFMSAYGVAICLDAKRLLDMADLIGATSLEAYDGRPEPFNDAVHVVRRQPGQRMVAEHFRNLLGDSENFYKAKAHVQDPYSFRCIPQVHGAARDAVNHCLDVFENEINSVTDNPTIFPEMDEIISAGNFHGEPLALALDFMAIAMAEIGSISERRIYKLVGGTRGLPAFLVANPGLNSGFMIPQYTAASIVSKNKQLCTPASVDTIDSSNGQEDHVSMGANAAVKTMEVVENVQSVLAIELLNACQALHLRGTEGCASGIKNLYAAYRKTVPAIEHDQEMYLLIAKSKEFLDELLVSKYLQKK, from the coding sequence ATGCAACACGCCATTTCTGATGAATATTTAACCCTGGACAAAGTAGACGAGATCGTTCGTTCAGGTGCGAAGTTGGAGTTGAGTGAAGGAGCGAAGAAGAAAATTATCAAGTGCCGGGAGTATCTGGACCAACGAATGGAGAAATCCGATGATCCGATCTATGGAATTAACACTGGGTTCGGTTCATTGTGCAACACCACAATCAGCAATGAAAGTCTTGGGCAATTGCAGCAAAATCTGGTGACCTCCCATGCGGCGGGAACGGGAAAAACAATTCGGCCCGAGCTGATCAGATTGATGCTTTTGCTAAAGATTCAAGGCTTGTCTTACGGCCATTCGGGCGCTACACTTGAATTGGTAGAGCGATTGATTTGGCATTATAACAACAATGTCCTTCCTGTGATTTACGATCAAGGAAGCCTCGGCGCTTCGGGCGATCTGGCCCCATTGGCCCACTTGGCCTTGCCGTTGCTCGGTCTCGGCGAAGTTTGGGAAAAAGGCGAGAAGCGTCCAACTGCTCAGATTTTGGCCAATTACGGCTTGGAGCCTTTGGCTTTGAAAAGTAAGGAGGGCTTGGCGATGCTGAACGGTACTCAGTTTATGAGTGCTTATGGAGTGGCCATTTGCCTGGATGCAAAACGGCTACTCGACATGGCCGACCTGATTGGCGCGACGTCTCTCGAGGCGTATGATGGACGCCCCGAACCGTTTAACGATGCGGTGCATGTAGTGCGTCGTCAGCCGGGACAGCGAATGGTGGCAGAGCATTTCCGAAACCTGCTGGGCGACAGCGAGAATTTCTACAAGGCCAAAGCCCACGTTCAGGATCCCTATAGTTTCCGTTGCATTCCTCAAGTGCATGGAGCGGCCCGCGATGCGGTGAACCACTGCCTCGATGTTTTTGAGAATGAGATCAATTCCGTTACTGACAACCCTACCATCTTTCCCGAAATGGATGAGATCATTTCGGCAGGAAATTTCCACGGAGAACCTTTGGCACTGGCCCTGGATTTTATGGCGATTGCTATGGCCGAGATCGGCAGCATTTCCGAACGGAGAATTTATAAATTGGTGGGAGGAACCCGTGGTTTGCCCGCCTTCCTGGTCGCGAACCCAGGATTGAACTCGGGATTTATGATCCCTCAATACACAGCCGCGAGTATCGTGAGCAAGAACAAGCAGCTCTGCACGCCCGCCTCTGTTGATACCATTGACTCGTCCAACGGGCAGGAAGACCACGTGAGTATGGGAGCCAACGCTGCTGTGAAAACCATGGAAGTTGTAGAAAACGTGCAGTCCGTTCTAGCCATTGAGCTTTTGAATGCCTGCCAAGCGCTTCACCTTAGGGGAACGGAAGGTTGTGCTTCCGGCATCAAAAACCTGTATGCCGCTTACCGCAAAACTGTTCCTGCTATCGAGCACGATCAAGAGATGTACTTATTAATTGCGAAGAGCAAGGAGTTTTTAGATGAACTTTTGGTGAGTAAGTATCTTCAAAAGAAATGA
- a CDS encoding alpha/beta hydrolase: protein MKKIYLFSGMGADTRLFKNLGSIEGYELVPLEFIHPKESKTLRDYAQLLAEHYTFEEPYFLGGISMGGMIAQELAHVTNPSGLVLISTATSRAEMPLLFEWARQLRLASLFNKPALEGIAKFADQFTMKSPEGRKLFLDMLHDSDPDFMKFGAKSILEWEPPENKLPTVRIHGTIDRVFPASKITDATMIEGGNHFMIFERGEEITKIISQTIDDILVRINYLSDECRS from the coding sequence GTGAAAAAGATTTACCTCTTTTCCGGCATGGGTGCCGATACTCGCCTATTTAAAAATCTCGGCTCGATCGAAGGCTACGAATTGGTTCCATTGGAATTTATTCATCCCAAAGAATCGAAAACGTTAAGGGACTATGCACAGCTTTTAGCGGAGCACTACACTTTCGAAGAGCCTTATTTTCTCGGTGGAATTTCCATGGGTGGAATGATTGCTCAGGAGCTGGCGCACGTAACCAATCCCTCGGGATTGGTGCTCATCTCCACAGCGACTTCACGAGCAGAAATGCCCCTGCTATTTGAATGGGCTCGCCAACTTCGATTGGCTTCACTTTTTAATAAACCCGCTCTTGAAGGCATAGCCAAATTTGCCGATCAGTTTACGATGAAGTCTCCCGAAGGGCGGAAGCTATTTTTGGATATGCTTCACGATTCTGATCCTGATTTCATGAAGTTTGGGGCTAAGTCTATCCTCGAATGGGAACCACCTGAAAACAAGCTTCCCACGGTGCGCATCCACGGAACGATCGACCGGGTTTTCCCCGCATCAAAGATCACCGATGCTACGATGATCGAAGGAGGCAATCATTTTATGATTTTTGAGAGAGGGGAGGAAATAACGAAAATTATTTCCCAAACAATTGATGATATATTGGTTAGAATAAATTACCTCTCAGACGAATGCCGCTCATAA
- the ettA gene encoding energy-dependent translational throttle protein EttA has translation MSDDKKVIFSMVKVNKTTPQGKQILKDIYLSFFYGAKIGILGLNGAGKSTVLKIIAGLDEAYKGEVVRSPGYTLGYLPQEPELDESKTVKEIVMEGVKEITDVLQEYEDINNKFMDEEIMNDPDKMQKLIDRQAEVQERIEALGAWDLDTKLEIAMDALRTPEGDTPVKNLSGGERRRVALCRLLLQEPDILLLDEPTNHLDAESVMWLEQHLQQYKGTVLAVTHDRYFLDNVAGWILELDRGQGIPWEGNYSSWLDQKSKRLAQEEKKESKRRKELERELEWVRMNPKGRQAKNKARIANYDKMMAEGTKDKEQRISLAIPNGPRLGNEVIEAVDVSKGYGDRLLYEGLNFKLPPAGIVGIIGPNGAGKTTLFRMIMGEEKPDSGEFKIGETVEIGYVDQQHDDLDPEKTVWEVVSGGTEFLEVGGEKVNSRAYCSKFNFNGPEQNKKVGVLSGGERNRLHLAMTLKTEANVLLLDEPTNDIDVNTLRALEEGIQSFAGCAVVISHDRWFLDRICTHILAFEGDSQVYYFEGSFSEYEENKKKRLGDVSPKRIKYRKLVRG, from the coding sequence ATGAGCGACGACAAAAAAGTCATATTCTCCATGGTGAAGGTCAATAAGACCACACCTCAAGGAAAGCAAATACTCAAAGACATATACCTCTCCTTTTTCTACGGAGCGAAAATCGGAATCCTCGGTCTCAACGGGGCGGGAAAATCAACGGTGTTGAAGATTATCGCTGGTCTAGATGAAGCCTACAAAGGCGAAGTAGTTCGTTCTCCTGGATACACTCTTGGCTACTTGCCGCAGGAACCCGAATTGGATGAATCCAAAACAGTGAAGGAAATCGTGATGGAAGGGGTGAAAGAAATTACCGACGTACTTCAGGAATATGAAGACATCAATAACAAGTTCATGGACGAAGAGATCATGAACGACCCCGACAAAATGCAGAAGTTGATCGATCGCCAAGCGGAAGTACAGGAGCGGATCGAAGCACTCGGTGCATGGGACTTGGATACGAAATTAGAGATCGCCATGGATGCCCTTCGAACGCCTGAAGGTGATACTCCTGTAAAGAACCTTTCGGGTGGGGAACGTCGTCGCGTCGCACTGTGCCGACTCCTTTTGCAAGAGCCTGATATCTTGCTACTCGATGAGCCTACCAACCACCTCGATGCCGAATCGGTAATGTGGCTGGAGCAGCACCTACAACAGTACAAAGGAACGGTACTGGCCGTGACTCACGACCGTTACTTCCTAGACAATGTAGCGGGATGGATTCTCGAGCTCGACCGCGGACAGGGTATTCCTTGGGAAGGAAACTATAGCTCGTGGCTCGACCAGAAATCCAAGAGACTTGCGCAGGAAGAGAAAAAAGAGAGCAAGCGACGAAAAGAATTGGAGCGCGAGTTGGAATGGGTTCGCATGAATCCAAAAGGCCGCCAAGCCAAGAATAAAGCACGTATCGCCAACTACGACAAGATGATGGCTGAAGGCACCAAGGACAAGGAACAACGCATTTCCTTGGCTATTCCTAACGGTCCACGACTCGGGAACGAAGTAATCGAAGCGGTGGATGTGTCGAAAGGATACGGCGACCGTCTGCTTTACGAAGGACTGAATTTCAAATTGCCACCCGCAGGTATCGTGGGAATCATAGGACCGAACGGTGCAGGTAAAACCACTTTATTTCGCATGATAATGGGTGAGGAAAAACCCGATTCAGGTGAATTCAAAATCGGCGAAACGGTAGAAATCGGATATGTGGATCAGCAACATGATGATCTCGATCCAGAGAAAACAGTCTGGGAAGTTGTTTCAGGTGGAACGGAGTTTTTGGAAGTAGGCGGAGAGAAAGTCAACTCACGTGCTTACTGCTCCAAATTCAACTTTAATGGCCCCGAGCAGAACAAGAAAGTCGGAGTGCTTTCCGGTGGCGAGCGAAACCGACTGCACTTGGCAATGACTTTAAAAACAGAAGCAAACGTGCTCCTGCTCGATGAGCCGACCAACGATATTGATGTGAATACTCTTCGTGCTTTGGAAGAAGGTATTCAGAGTTTCGCGGGCTGCGCCGTGGTAATCTCTCACGACCGCTGGTTCCTCGACCGAATCTGTACGCATATTCTCGCATTCGAGGGAGACTCACAAGTGTACTATTTCGAAGGTTCGTTTAGCGAATACGAAGAAAACAAGAAGAAACGATTGGGTGATGTGAGCCCGAAGCGGATTAAGTATCGGAAGTTGGTACGTGGATAA
- the hisS gene encoding histidine--tRNA ligase, which translates to MPNTPKGTRDFLPDVVRKRNYIFGTIRAVFEKYGYQPIETPAMENLETLTGKYGDEGDRLIFKILQRDQKLQKALSAVLNQGETEDGKLSEKNLADIALRYDLTVPFARFVVQHQNDLSFPFRRYQIQPVWRADRPQKGRYREFFQCDADVVGTDSLRCEVEYCQIFDEVFSELGLPVEIRLNNRKLLAALAEYIGEKDRLVPMTIAIDKLDKMPMNAVLEDLRKQEFPESAIDKLKSFLEIAAEKLPNAEMLNRVATLLGESPEGQKGVEELRFILEKIEKLGMESAKIVLDLSLARGLNYYTGAIFEVRPLTESQVGSICGGGRYDDLTGIFGMPNMSGVGISFGADRIYDLLEAENAFPDKETEGTKLLFVNFGESEADYCHNALVKIRKAGIRAELYPDGAKMKKQMKYANDKQVPFVALVGENEMNSGHLTLKDMESGEQFALDIDELIQKLT; encoded by the coding sequence ATGCCCAACACCCCTAAAGGAACAAGAGATTTTCTGCCTGACGTCGTTCGCAAGCGAAACTACATCTTCGGGACGATACGTGCGGTTTTTGAGAAGTACGGCTATCAGCCGATTGAGACTCCCGCGATGGAGAACTTGGAAACCTTAACAGGGAAGTATGGCGATGAAGGGGATCGATTGATTTTTAAGATTCTACAACGCGATCAAAAATTACAGAAAGCACTCAGCGCTGTCCTAAATCAAGGAGAAACTGAAGATGGGAAGTTGTCGGAAAAAAATCTGGCGGATATTGCATTAAGATACGACCTCACCGTTCCCTTTGCGCGATTCGTCGTCCAGCACCAAAACGACCTCAGCTTCCCTTTCAGGCGCTACCAAATTCAACCTGTTTGGAGAGCTGACCGTCCGCAGAAAGGCCGCTACCGCGAGTTTTTTCAATGCGATGCCGATGTGGTGGGAACCGATTCGCTGAGATGTGAAGTGGAGTATTGCCAGATTTTCGATGAGGTATTTTCCGAGCTGGGATTGCCTGTTGAGATTCGTCTCAATAACCGAAAACTGCTCGCAGCTCTGGCCGAATACATCGGTGAGAAAGACCGTTTGGTGCCGATGACCATCGCCATTGACAAGCTGGACAAGATGCCTATGAATGCCGTTTTGGAAGATTTGCGAAAGCAGGAGTTTCCCGAGTCGGCCATCGATAAGCTTAAAAGTTTTTTGGAAATAGCCGCCGAGAAATTGCCCAATGCCGAGATGCTGAATCGAGTTGCAACGCTTTTGGGCGAAAGCCCAGAAGGTCAAAAAGGAGTAGAGGAACTCCGATTTATCTTGGAAAAGATTGAGAAGCTAGGAATGGAATCGGCCAAAATCGTTTTGGACTTGAGTCTTGCCCGCGGACTGAATTATTACACTGGTGCCATTTTCGAGGTGAGGCCATTGACAGAAAGTCAAGTAGGTAGTATCTGTGGCGGCGGACGTTATGACGACCTCACGGGAATTTTCGGAATGCCGAACATGTCGGGAGTAGGAATCTCTTTTGGTGCCGACCGAATCTACGATCTTCTCGAAGCCGAGAATGCCTTTCCCGATAAGGAGACCGAAGGCACGAAATTGCTTTTTGTGAATTTTGGCGAAAGCGAAGCCGACTACTGCCACAATGCTTTGGTGAAAATCAGAAAGGCAGGCATCCGTGCGGAGCTTTATCCCGATGGGGCCAAGATGAAAAAGCAAATGAAGTACGCCAACGACAAACAAGTACCTTTTGTGGCACTAGTGGGGGAGAACGAGATGAACAGTGGCCACCTGACCCTGAAAGACATGGAGAGCGGCGAGCAATTTGCCCTCGACATTGACGAACTCATTCAAAAACTCACTTGA